Proteins from a genomic interval of Chryseobacterium indologenes:
- a CDS encoding MBL fold metallo-hydrolase produces MKVEQIYTGCLAQGAYYIVSENEAAIIDPLREVTPYLDRLKKDNVTLKYIFETHFHADFVSGHLDLSKKTGAPIVYGPTAAPEFDAIIAEDGQIFSIGNVKIKVLHTPGHTMESSTYLLIDENGTETAIFTGDTLFLGDVGRPDLAQKATNLTQEDLAGILYDSLQNKIMPLHDDITVYPAHGAGSACGKNMQKETVDILGNQKRTNYALNQPDKESFIREVLDGLTAPPKYFGMNVALNKGGYESLDVVMDKGLQPVAPEDFEALAEETGALILDTRGAAEFHKGFVPNSINIGLKGDFAPWVGTLIVDVKHPLLLITDEGTEEEVITRLSRVGFDNVAGYLQGGFTAWKNAGKEIDEIKRISPSEFAEQFTDKSTVIDVRKLTEYSAEHIDNAYNRPLDAISEWARTIDDSEHFFLHCAGGYRSMIAASILNSHGIRNFTEIEGGFNGIKKTEKFPTTDFVCQSKTS; encoded by the coding sequence ATGAAAGTTGAACAAATATATACGGGCTGTCTGGCTCAGGGAGCTTATTATATTGTATCAGAAAATGAGGCGGCCATTATTGATCCGCTCAGAGAAGTCACTCCTTATCTGGATCGTCTGAAAAAAGACAATGTCACTTTGAAATATATTTTTGAAACGCACTTCCACGCAGATTTTGTCTCGGGACATCTGGATTTGAGTAAAAAGACAGGAGCTCCTATTGTATATGGGCCTACCGCTGCTCCGGAGTTTGATGCTATCATTGCGGAGGACGGGCAGATTTTTAGCATCGGAAATGTAAAAATAAAAGTATTACATACTCCCGGCCACACTATGGAAAGCAGTACTTATCTTTTAATAGATGAAAATGGTACTGAAACAGCTATTTTTACAGGAGATACTTTATTTTTGGGTGATGTAGGGAGACCGGACCTTGCTCAGAAGGCTACCAATCTCACTCAGGAAGATCTTGCAGGAATTTTATACGACAGCCTTCAGAATAAAATCATGCCGTTACATGATGATATTACTGTATATCCGGCCCATGGTGCAGGATCTGCCTGTGGAAAAAACATGCAGAAAGAAACAGTAGATATTCTTGGAAATCAAAAAAGAACAAACTATGCCCTTAACCAGCCGGACAAAGAATCATTCATCAGAGAAGTGCTGGATGGGCTGACGGCTCCTCCGAAATATTTCGGAATGAATGTAGCCCTTAATAAAGGCGGATATGAAAGTCTGGATGTTGTGATGGACAAAGGATTACAACCCGTTGCACCTGAAGATTTCGAAGCTCTGGCAGAAGAAACAGGCGCCTTGATTCTCGATACCCGCGGAGCTGCTGAATTTCATAAAGGTTTTGTACCGAATTCCATCAATATAGGCCTAAAGGGAGATTTTGCACCCTGGGTCGGAACATTAATTGTAGATGTAAAACATCCTCTGTTACTGATTACCGATGAAGGAACCGAAGAAGAAGTTATCACAAGATTAAGCAGAGTCGGATTTGATAACGTTGCAGGTTATTTACAAGGAGGATTTACAGCATGGAAAAATGCAGGTAAGGAGATTGACGAGATTAAAAGAATTTCACCTTCAGAATTTGCAGAACAATTTACCGACAAATCCACTGTAATCGATGTAAGAAAACTGACAGAATATTCAGCAGAACATATTGACAATGCTTACAACAGACCTCTCGATGCTATAAGTGAGTGGGCACGTACTATTGATGATTCGGAACATTTTTTCCTTCACTGTGCAGGAGGATACAGAAGTATGATTGCGGCCAGCATCCTTAATTCACATGGCATCAGGAATTTCACTGAAATCGAAGGTGGTTTTAACGGAATTAAAAAAACAGAAAAGTTTCCAACTACTGATTTTGTATGCCAATCCAAAACCTCTTAA
- a CDS encoding sigma-54-dependent Fis family transcriptional regulator has product MSNELQSIKNRFGIIGNFPALNRALEKAIQVAPTDISVLVIGESGVGKEFIPKIIHSESRRKHQPYIVVNCGAIPEGTIDSELFGHEKGAFTGATATRKGYFEVADGGTIFLDEVGELPLQTQVRLLRVLESGEFMKVGSSQVQKTNVRIVAATNVNMMKAIHDGRFREDLYYRLNTVQIDMPPLRERKGDIHLLFRKFAIDFAEKYRMPELELEPSAVHYIENYAFPGNIRQLRNLVEQMTVVERNRNISAEKLSEYIPMETHLPMVLNTPNTSKQTDFGSEREIMYKILFDMRNDINDLKSLTSELIKNRGTGDLSSHEKNLINRIYTPETQPQVNSGSLLYFENNEEPVVQNPTIISNPDDSYEDVEDIEVEENRPESLSLQNNEKDLIIKALEKHKGRRNRAADELGISQRTLYRKIKQYNLED; this is encoded by the coding sequence ATGAGCAACGAGTTACAAAGCATAAAAAATCGTTTCGGAATTATCGGGAATTTCCCGGCACTTAACCGGGCTTTAGAAAAAGCCATTCAGGTAGCGCCTACGGATATTTCTGTTCTTGTAATAGGAGAAAGTGGAGTAGGAAAAGAGTTTATTCCAAAAATTATCCATTCAGAATCAAGAAGAAAACACCAACCCTATATTGTCGTAAACTGTGGTGCTATACCTGAAGGAACTATAGACTCCGAATTATTCGGACATGAAAAAGGAGCATTTACAGGGGCAACAGCTACAAGAAAGGGATATTTTGAAGTCGCAGACGGAGGAACCATCTTTCTAGATGAGGTAGGTGAGCTTCCTTTACAAACGCAGGTTCGCCTTTTAAGGGTACTGGAAAGCGGTGAATTTATGAAAGTGGGTTCATCACAGGTTCAAAAAACCAACGTAAGAATTGTAGCCGCCACCAATGTCAATATGATGAAGGCTATTCATGACGGACGATTCAGGGAAGATTTATATTATCGTTTGAATACCGTACAGATTGATATGCCTCCTTTAAGGGAAAGAAAAGGAGATATTCATCTGCTCTTCAGAAAGTTTGCAATTGACTTTGCAGAAAAATACAGAATGCCTGAACTGGAACTGGAGCCCAGTGCCGTCCACTACATCGAAAATTATGCTTTCCCGGGGAATATCCGACAACTGAGAAATCTTGTTGAGCAAATGACCGTTGTGGAAAGAAACAGGAATATCAGTGCAGAAAAACTTTCCGAGTATATTCCGATGGAAACCCACCTTCCAATGGTTTTGAATACGCCCAATACATCAAAACAGACCGATTTCGGAAGTGAAAGGGAAATTATGTATAAAATTCTCTTTGATATGCGAAATGATATCAATGATTTAAAATCCTTAACTTCGGAATTGATAAAGAACAGAGGAACAGGAGATCTGAGCAGCCATGAGAAAAATCTGATCAACAGAATTTATACCCCTGAAACCCAGCCTCAGGTAAATTCAGGATCTTTGCTCTATTTTGAAAATAATGAAGAGCCGGTAGTGCAGAATCCAACGATTATTTCAAATCCTGATGATAGCTATGAAGATGTGGAAGATATTGAAGTTGAAGAAAACAGACCGGAATCTCTTTCTCTTCAGAATAATGAAAAGGATTTGATTATTAAAGCGTTAGAAAAGCATAAGGGACGTAGAAACAGAGCCGCCGACGAACTGGGAATTTCACAGAGAACTTTATATAGAAAAATAAAACAGTACAACCTGGAAGATTAA
- a CDS encoding DUF853 family protein, producing MADKTQFIEELNARYTPKGDHIILGKGMLNGEVVPEVNVMIPLKTINRHGLIAGATGTGKTKTLQVFAEQLSHQGIPSMVLDIKGDFSGIAEAGQMNSIIEERYAKTQLPYTPQGFPVELMTISGAKGVKLRATVTEFGPVLLSKILELNDTQQSIMSIVFKYCDDKGLPLIDLKDLKKVLQYVTDNAQGKAELAANYGSIASASLGAILRSIVALEQQGAADFFGELSFDVQDLLETRDGKGVVNILRVSDIQNKPQLFSTFMLSLFAEIYMTFPEEGDSGKPKLVLFIDEAHLIFDEASKALLSQIETMVKLIRSKGVGIYFITQIPGDVPENVLSQLGLKIQHALRGFTAKDKKEISKAVENYPTTEYYNASTLIQSLGIGEAFVTALDEKGIPTPLVHTYLISPESRMDVLNEAEISELTGKSALVAKYEEAIDRESAYEMLTSRMEQAVQNSAPTQKTKPVKEEPGMFEQVLQSQAGRTFTNTLMREGAKAILGMFGLGGRRR from the coding sequence ATGGCAGACAAAACACAATTTATTGAAGAACTAAATGCTAGATATACTCCAAAAGGAGATCATATTATATTGGGTAAAGGAATGTTGAACGGGGAAGTAGTTCCTGAAGTCAACGTTATGATTCCTTTGAAAACCATTAACCGCCACGGTCTTATTGCAGGAGCTACCGGAACAGGAAAGACAAAAACTTTGCAGGTATTTGCAGAACAACTTTCACATCAGGGAATTCCTTCGATGGTGCTGGATATAAAAGGCGACTTTTCCGGGATTGCAGAAGCCGGCCAGATGAATTCCATTATTGAAGAAAGATATGCAAAAACCCAGCTGCCTTATACTCCGCAGGGATTTCCGGTAGAATTAATGACCATTTCAGGAGCAAAAGGGGTGAAGTTGAGGGCAACGGTTACAGAATTCGGACCGGTGTTACTCAGTAAGATCCTTGAGCTTAATGATACCCAGCAAAGCATTATGTCTATCGTCTTCAAATATTGCGATGACAAAGGTCTTCCATTGATTGATCTTAAAGATTTAAAGAAAGTATTGCAATATGTGACTGATAACGCTCAGGGAAAAGCAGAACTTGCAGCCAACTATGGATCAATAGCGTCAGCTTCTCTGGGAGCAATTTTAAGATCTATTGTGGCACTGGAGCAGCAGGGAGCAGCAGACTTTTTCGGCGAGCTGAGCTTTGATGTACAGGATCTACTGGAGACAAGAGATGGAAAAGGTGTCGTTAATATTTTAAGAGTATCGGATATTCAGAATAAACCACAGTTGTTCTCTACTTTTATGCTTTCGCTTTTCGCAGAAATCTACATGACATTTCCTGAAGAAGGAGACAGCGGAAAACCCAAACTGGTGCTGTTCATTGATGAAGCCCACCTGATTTTTGATGAAGCGTCAAAAGCTCTCCTGTCACAAATTGAAACCATGGTAAAACTGATCCGTTCCAAAGGTGTCGGAATCTATTTTATTACACAAATTCCGGGTGATGTTCCCGAAAATGTACTGTCTCAGTTAGGTTTAAAGATACAACATGCATTGAGAGGGTTTACGGCTAAAGATAAAAAAGAAATTTCCAAGGCGGTTGAAAATTACCCTACAACAGAATATTATAATGCTTCAACACTGATTCAGAGTTTAGGTATCGGGGAAGCTTTTGTTACAGCGTTGGATGAAAAAGGTATTCCGACACCATTGGTGCACACCTATTTGATCTCTCCGGAATCAAGAATGGATGTTTTGAATGAGGCCGAAATATCCGAACTAACGGGGAAGTCTGCATTAGTAGCAAAATATGAAGAAGCTATTGACAGAGAATCTGCATATGAAATGCTAACCAGCAGAATGGAACAGGCAGTACAAAATTCTGCACCCACACAAAAGACCAAACCTGTAAAAGAAGAACCAGGCATGTTTGAGCAGGTTTTACAGAGTCAGGCAGGAAGAACTTTTACCAATACCTTAATGAGAGAAGGAGCTAAAGCCATTCTGGGAATGTTTGGTTTAGGAGGAAGAAGGAGGTAA
- a CDS encoding tetratricopeptide repeat protein, with protein sequence MEKSLKFCLSFLGLLIYSTSLAQVNCNTFTTDQCRESCEKSNFAEKIQWTQYAQELFDEAIKLCPTNDFAFKEKAVPYLKSGDFVTWKKLIDKAVELDPKKNLGYRGWCKFQFLRDYSGAIRDLEALKKYYPEDLGRSQNGDYNLGIVKAMSYSALGQKEKAAGIIERLLARKAYVKGMYDHYQLGVTYFELGRYDKALENFEEQSREYDFAENIYFKSKVSKIRNKDYLDLKTLALQTYDAGKTMKDGYTHHFNKIYRKQIEEL encoded by the coding sequence ATGGAGAAATCGTTGAAGTTTTGCCTTAGTTTTTTAGGTTTACTGATATACAGTACTTCTTTGGCGCAGGTCAATTGTAATACTTTTACAACAGACCAGTGCAGGGAATCCTGTGAGAAATCTAATTTTGCTGAGAAAATTCAGTGGACACAATATGCGCAGGAGTTGTTTGACGAAGCGATAAAATTGTGCCCTACCAATGATTTTGCTTTTAAAGAAAAAGCCGTTCCATACCTTAAATCCGGAGATTTTGTAACCTGGAAAAAACTCATTGATAAAGCCGTAGAGCTGGATCCTAAGAAGAACCTGGGCTACAGGGGCTGGTGTAAATTCCAGTTTCTTCGTGATTATAGTGGTGCCATCAGGGACCTTGAAGCCTTAAAAAAATACTATCCTGAAGATCTTGGAAGGTCTCAGAATGGAGATTATAATCTAGGCATAGTAAAAGCTATGTCTTACAGCGCCTTAGGGCAAAAAGAGAAAGCTGCCGGGATTATTGAAAGGCTGCTAGCTAGAAAAGCCTATGTAAAAGGGATGTATGACCATTACCAACTGGGAGTGACGTATTTCGAGTTGGGAAGGTATGACAAAGCCCTTGAAAATTTTGAAGAACAGAGCAGAGAATACGACTTTGCCGAGAATATATACTTTAAAAGTAAAGTTTCTAAAATCAGAAACAAGGATTATTTGGATTTAAAAACGTTAGCATTGCAGACGTACGATGCCGGTAAGACCATGAAAGATGGTTACACGCATCATTTTAACAAAATCTACAGAAAACAGATTGAAGAACTGTAG
- the lysA gene encoding diaminopimelate decarboxylase has translation MNSKELLKIANEFGTPVYVYDAESIKGQYEKLTSSFLKHTKFFYAAKALTNINILKYVKNLGASLDCVSINEVKLGLKAGFPKEKILFTPNCVDLAEIEEAMTFGVHINIDNISILEQFGNKYGNSYPIFVRINPHIFAGGNYKISTGHIDSKFGISIHQLRHIERVMKSTNVNVEGLHMHTGSEIKDPDVFLQALDIMLELSEHFPNLKYLDMGSGFKIPYQDTEEETDVKTLGKKVEKVLGDFSKSTGRKFELWFEPGKFLVGKSGYLLVKANVIKQTTATVFVGVNSGFNHLIRPMFYDSYHMIENLSNPKGAERIYTVVGNICETDTFAWDRKLHEVREGDILAFHNAGAYGFEMSSNFNSRLKPAEVLFLDGKAHLIRKRDEFEDLLRNQIEVI, from the coding sequence ATGAATTCAAAAGAATTATTAAAGATTGCCAATGAGTTTGGCACCCCGGTGTATGTGTATGATGCTGAATCCATCAAAGGTCAATACGAGAAACTTACATCTTCTTTTTTAAAACACACAAAGTTCTTCTACGCAGCAAAAGCGTTGACAAACATCAATATCCTTAAGTATGTCAAGAACCTGGGTGCTTCTTTGGATTGTGTATCTATTAATGAGGTTAAGCTTGGATTAAAGGCAGGATTTCCAAAAGAAAAAATACTGTTTACTCCCAATTGCGTTGATCTTGCTGAAATAGAGGAAGCCATGACTTTCGGAGTTCATATTAACATTGATAATATTTCTATTCTTGAGCAATTCGGGAATAAATACGGGAATTCATACCCGATTTTTGTAAGGATCAACCCGCACATTTTTGCAGGAGGAAACTATAAAATCTCAACAGGACACATCGATAGCAAATTCGGAATCTCCATCCACCAGCTTCGTCATATAGAAAGAGTGATGAAGAGTACAAACGTGAACGTGGAGGGACTTCATATGCACACGGGAAGTGAAATTAAAGATCCCGATGTATTTTTACAGGCCCTGGACATTATGCTGGAGCTTTCCGAGCATTTTCCAAATCTGAAATACCTGGATATGGGAAGTGGTTTTAAAATTCCTTATCAGGATACGGAAGAAGAAACTGATGTTAAAACCTTAGGTAAAAAAGTAGAAAAAGTTTTAGGCGATTTCTCAAAATCAACAGGAAGAAAATTCGAGCTTTGGTTTGAACCGGGTAAATTTTTAGTTGGAAAAAGCGGATACCTTTTGGTAAAAGCTAATGTGATCAAACAAACGACAGCCACTGTTTTCGTAGGAGTAAATTCCGGATTTAATCATTTGATCCGTCCGATGTTCTACGATTCTTACCATATGATCGAAAACTTATCCAATCCAAAAGGGGCAGAGAGAATTTATACGGTAGTGGGAAATATCTGCGAAACAGATACATTTGCATGGGACAGAAAATTACACGAAGTAAGAGAAGGAGATATTCTTGCTTTCCATAATGCAGGAGCCTATGGTTTTGAGATGAGTTCAAACTTTAATTCGAGATTGAAGCCTGCAGAGGTTTTATTCCTTGACGGAAAAGCTCACCTGATCCGTAAAAGAGATGAATTCGAAGATTTGTTGAGAAACCAGATCGAAGTTATCTAA
- a CDS encoding 3'-5' exonuclease, translating into MYSIIDIESNGAGYRNECIIDIAIYRYDGQKITDQFISLVNPESDITPFVQKLTSITPKMVKTAPKFHELAKRVIEITQNTTLVGHNIDFDYRMLRQSFKRLGYDFKINTLDTIPLAKKLIPDEVSYSLGKLVKSLGIPLTNHHRAEGDARATLELFKLLISKDTENEIIQKQHEETNAKTYINKIKVLTQDLPNDKGFVYFQDEAGKIIFSDYVQDINKFSKKVFNSKSKKWEKIQSGVEQINFELTGTDIIAKLILNSKNIKKKEVFPFGLYFRNNKYVVEKNNLNKTEKPLLKFRSFTQGTKAVQFIGAQEEFNEVTVLKQKIEFKKRNELWLGTGRKLGEKLFLIIENGKVLSFGFYELFTQIQTLSKLAKLKIDLPMSSADLNNELQLALLRGDFETLPLPK; encoded by the coding sequence ATGTATTCGATTATAGATATAGAAAGTAATGGTGCAGGTTATAGAAATGAGTGCATTATAGACATTGCCATTTACAGGTATGATGGTCAGAAAATAACTGACCAGTTTATCTCTTTGGTAAATCCTGAAAGTGATATCACTCCCTTTGTACAGAAATTAACCAGTATTACTCCCAAAATGGTTAAAACTGCTCCGAAATTTCACGAACTGGCCAAAAGAGTCATTGAAATTACTCAAAATACGACGCTGGTAGGTCATAATATTGATTTTGATTACAGAATGCTTCGCCAGTCGTTCAAAAGACTCGGTTATGATTTTAAAATCAATACTTTAGATACCATTCCTTTAGCGAAAAAACTGATCCCTGATGAGGTGAGCTATTCACTGGGAAAACTTGTAAAATCACTGGGTATTCCATTGACCAATCATCACAGGGCTGAAGGAGATGCAAGGGCTACCCTGGAATTGTTTAAGCTTTTGATATCAAAAGATACCGAAAACGAGATCATTCAGAAGCAGCATGAGGAGACCAATGCAAAAACGTACATAAACAAGATCAAAGTATTAACCCAGGATCTTCCAAATGATAAAGGTTTTGTTTATTTTCAGGATGAAGCCGGAAAAATCATTTTCTCAGATTACGTTCAGGACATTAATAAATTTTCAAAGAAAGTTTTTAATTCCAAATCCAAAAAATGGGAAAAAATCCAGAGTGGTGTAGAGCAGATTAACTTTGAACTTACCGGCACGGATATTATTGCCAAGCTTATTCTTAATTCTAAAAATATCAAAAAGAAAGAAGTGTTTCCGTTCGGTCTTTATTTCAGAAACAATAAATACGTCGTTGAAAAAAATAACCTGAATAAAACGGAAAAACCTTTGCTCAAGTTCAGGTCTTTCACTCAGGGAACAAAAGCAGTTCAGTTTATTGGCGCTCAAGAAGAATTTAACGAGGTTACAGTGCTTAAGCAAAAAATAGAATTCAAAAAAAGAAATGAATTATGGCTGGGTACAGGAAGAAAATTGGGCGAAAAATTATTTTTGATCATTGAAAACGGAAAAGTTCTGTCTTTTGGCTTCTATGAGCTGTTTACACAGATTCAAACGCTGAGTAAGCTGGCAAAACTCAAAATTGACCTTCCGATGTCTTCCGCTGACCTGAATAATGAATTACAACTGGCTCTGCTACGGGGTGATTTTGAAACGTTGCCGTTACCTAAATAA